Proteins co-encoded in one Flavobacterium sp. M31R6 genomic window:
- the udk gene encoding uridine kinase: protein MLIIGIAGGTGSGKTTVVHQIMNELPEAEVGIIAQDSYYKQTHDLSYEDRSHINFDHPRAIDFELLVAHLKELKAGNTINQPVYSFVQHNRTDDIVVTHPRKVMIVEGILILTNPELRNLFDIKIFVHADSDERLIRRMKRDIAERGRDMHEVLNRYQSTLKPMHEQFIEPSKAYADIIIPNDKFNTVAIDVVRAVINQRIL from the coding sequence ATGCTCATAATAGGAATCGCAGGGGGAACAGGATCAGGAAAAACAACCGTGGTACATCAAATCATGAATGAATTACCCGAAGCTGAAGTTGGGATTATTGCTCAAGACTCGTACTACAAACAAACGCACGACCTGAGTTACGAAGACCGTTCCCATATCAATTTTGATCATCCAAGAGCTATTGATTTCGAATTGTTGGTAGCGCACCTCAAAGAATTAAAAGCTGGAAATACCATTAATCAACCTGTCTATTCTTTTGTGCAACACAATAGAACCGACGACATCGTTGTTACGCATCCAAGAAAAGTAATGATTGTGGAAGGCATCTTAATCCTGACAAATCCCGAATTAAGAAATCTTTTTGACATCAAAATATTTGTTCATGCCGATTCAGATGAACGCTTAATTCGTCGTATGAAAAGAGATATTGCCGAACGTGGAAGAGACATGCATGAAGTTCTGAACCGCTATCAAAGTACCCTAAAACCAATGCATGAGCAATTTATTGAACCTTCAAAAGCCTATGCCGACATTATAATTCCCAACGACAAATTCAATACTGTGGCCATCGATGTAGTTCGCGCCGTAATTAATCAACGTATTTTATAA
- a CDS encoding BlaI/MecI/CopY family transcriptional regulator, with protein sequence MIKLAKREEQIMQVFWDLNKAFIRDIIPLLPDPKPHYNSVATIVKILEEKGFLNHETAGNMHSFFPVISREEYQQFALKDIVSQYFDNSYPRMLAFFAKEQKLTENELDEIVNIIKKDKI encoded by the coding sequence ATGATAAAATTAGCTAAGCGAGAAGAACAGATAATGCAAGTATTTTGGGATTTAAACAAAGCCTTTATTAGGGACATAATTCCATTGCTGCCAGATCCAAAACCGCATTATAACAGTGTGGCAACAATAGTGAAGATACTGGAGGAGAAAGGGTTTCTAAATCATGAAACAGCCGGAAATATGCATAGTTTTTTTCCAGTTATCAGCAGAGAAGAATACCAACAATTTGCGCTGAAGGATATTGTTAGTCAGTACTTTGATAACTCTTATCCTCGAATGCTTGCTTTTTTTGCCAAAGAGCAAAAGCTTACTGAAAATGAATTGGATGAAATAGTGAACATCATTAAAAAAGATAAAATATGA
- a CDS encoding M56 family metallopeptidase → MIPYILYTALILSACLMFYKLLLQKETFFQLNRLVLLSCMILAFILPLLPVPQQLSLRKDVIVKHIPLAETAVIKNQAVQLKAVPVQEVYVEQAKQTFDVDLLFHWLVYLYWFGVLIFALNFLMQACVLLYRAYSLSAIQDGKFRIVEITGDKAPCSFANNIFINPEKYEWETYTQILQHEKIHIEQKHTVDLLLAEVVLIFQWFNPFAWQWRKALESNLEFLTDDKMLQQDTVEKESYQFSLLKVAAPHFPLSLTTNYNQSLIKKRIIMMNSKKSSVHTTWKYFFLLPLLVLFVCLFNQPVAQGQTLNLNEESKEPNEHSNIQNGMDTEGSWFAVIKGNTVSIQFKNDESNNSSTTFQLSELKGLTKDMKGEFTITREAGIMNFEGKFEGNNGMGTYKFVASKNFSKEMAEEGVTITDESDLMVFFMVNVKTSYVKMLKKNGYKDIDKDQLIPLVALDVNEEYVTSIKQAGIPDFDLDDLIPFKSMGIDKAYIDEIRQAGYKNITADNIIALKSQGVNGKFIADFHNSTSSKDDDESGDNIIAFKSLNIDKKFIDSFKELGYNDLSNDDLMALKSLNITPAYINEFEKIGYKNLKPDDLFALKSLNITPKYISEFEKIGYKNLKPDDLFALKSQNITPDLINEYKNLGFSDLDVDNVIAAKSMGVSPAFIKTMKEKGHNFKTLEKYIELKAVVGVN, encoded by the coding sequence ATGATACCTTATATTTTGTATACAGCCCTTATTCTTTCTGCCTGTCTTATGTTTTATAAGCTGCTTCTGCAAAAAGAAACTTTCTTTCAATTGAACAGGCTTGTGTTGCTAAGCTGTATGATTTTGGCTTTTATTTTGCCATTGCTTCCGGTTCCTCAGCAACTGTCGTTAAGGAAAGATGTTATTGTAAAACATATTCCTTTGGCAGAAACGGCTGTTATCAAAAATCAGGCTGTCCAGCTAAAAGCAGTTCCAGTACAGGAAGTGTATGTTGAACAAGCTAAACAGACATTTGATGTTGACTTGTTGTTCCATTGGCTAGTTTATTTGTATTGGTTTGGCGTATTAATCTTTGCGCTTAACTTTTTGATGCAGGCTTGCGTGCTGTTGTATAGAGCGTATTCCTTATCGGCAATTCAGGATGGAAAATTCCGAATTGTGGAAATTACTGGCGACAAAGCTCCTTGTTCATTTGCTAACAATATTTTCATCAACCCAGAGAAATACGAGTGGGAAACGTATACTCAGATTTTACAGCATGAAAAAATTCATATTGAGCAAAAACATACTGTTGACCTTTTACTTGCAGAAGTAGTTCTTATTTTTCAATGGTTCAATCCTTTTGCATGGCAATGGCGAAAAGCATTGGAAAGCAATCTTGAATTTTTGACTGATGATAAAATGCTGCAACAGGACACTGTTGAAAAAGAGAGTTATCAGTTTAGCCTGCTTAAGGTAGCGGCACCCCATTTTCCATTGAGTCTTACAACTAATTATAATCAATCATTAATCAAAAAACGAATCATTATGATGAATTCAAAAAAATCAAGCGTTCACACAACATGGAAATATTTTTTCCTGTTACCTTTATTAGTCTTGTTTGTCTGCCTTTTTAATCAACCGGTAGCGCAAGGCCAAACTTTAAATTTGAATGAAGAATCCAAAGAACCAAATGAGCATTCAAACATTCAAAATGGAATGGATACAGAGGGAAGCTGGTTTGCAGTTATCAAAGGCAATACAGTAAGTATTCAGTTTAAAAACGATGAGAGCAATAATTCATCAACTACTTTTCAGTTGAGTGAATTGAAAGGGCTGACAAAGGACATGAAAGGCGAGTTCACAATAACGCGCGAAGCGGGAATCATGAATTTTGAAGGAAAATTTGAAGGAAACAATGGAATGGGAACGTATAAATTTGTTGCCAGCAAAAATTTTAGCAAAGAAATGGCTGAAGAAGGAGTTACAATTACGGATGAAAGCGACCTTATGGTTTTCTTTATGGTAAATGTGAAAACTTCGTATGTAAAAATGCTGAAGAAAAACGGATACAAGGATATTGATAAAGATCAATTGATTCCTTTGGTAGCTTTAGATGTAAATGAGGAGTATGTTACTTCTATTAAGCAGGCTGGTATTCCTGATTTTGATTTGGATGATTTAATTCCTTTTAAATCAATGGGGATAGACAAAGCTTATATCGATGAGATACGCCAAGCTGGTTATAAAAATATTACTGCGGATAATATTATTGCATTAAAATCTCAAGGCGTTAATGGCAAATTTATTGCGGATTTTCATAACTCGACTAGCAGTAAAGACGATGATGAATCTGGGGACAATATTATTGCTTTTAAGTCTTTAAATATCGATAAGAAATTTATTGATTCTTTTAAAGAATTGGGATATAACGATCTTTCTAACGATGATCTTATGGCTTTAAAATCCTTAAATATTACTCCAGCATATATCAATGAGTTTGAAAAGATAGGCTATAAAAATCTGAAACCGGATGATTTGTTTGCTTTGAAATCTTTAAATATTACTCCAAAGTATATAAGTGAATTTGAAAAGATAGGTTATAAAAATCTGAAACCGGATGACTTGTTTGCTTTAAAATCACAGAACATAACTCCAGATTTGATAAATGAATACAAAAATCTAGGATTTAGTGATTTAGATGTTGATAATGTTATTGCAGCAAAATCGATGGGAGTTTCTCCTGCCTTTATTAAAACCATGAAAGAAAAGGGACATAATTTTAAAACCCTTGAAAAATATATTGAATTGAAAGCGGTTGTTGGTGTCAATTAA